The Leptospira andrefontaineae genomic sequence ATCCTACCCAAAAATGGTTTGGGATCCAGCTTCACCCAGAAGTGACTCATACTGAAAAAGGTTCTGTCCTTCTCGAAAACTTTGTAAAAATTTCCGGGGCAGAAGGCACCTGGAATCTAAAACAATTCTTAGATCTAAAGGAAGAAGAATTACATTCAATCGTTCCTGCAGACAAAAAGATCTTCTTACTTGTATCCGGAGGAGTGGACTCCACTGTTTCTTACCTTCTTCTTTCCAGAGCTTTAGGAAAAGATAGGGTTAAGGGTGTTCTGATCGACACCGGATTTATGAGAAAGGACGAAGTAGCAAGTCTTCAGGAAAAACTTTCTCCTCAAGGGATCCAATTGCATGTTCACGATTCTTCTGAACTTTTTTATTCCGCTCTAAAAGGAAAAAAGGATCCGGAAGAAAAACGAAAAATTGTAGGAAATCTATTCTTACAAGCACAGGCAGATTGTGCTAAAAGTTTAGGATTGAATGCAGACGAATGGTTACTCGGACAAGGGACCATCTATCCGGACACAATTGAAAGTGGCGGGACCAAACATTCTCATACGATCAAGACCCATCATAATAGAGTAGAAGCCATTCAAAAATTAATGGAAGAAGGCAAGGTAGTAGAACCGATCAAGGACCTCTATAAAGACGAAGTCAGAGAACTTGGGAATTACCTTGGGCTTCCTAAAGAATGGACAGGAAGGCATCCTTTCCCAGGGCCTGGACTTGTGGTCCGAATGATCGCTCAAGAAAAGCCTACAGAAGAATCTGTTCAGAAAAAATTAGATGAGCTGGTGGGAACAGAATCTTCTCTACAAGCAAAACTTCTTCCTGTAGCTTCCGTAGGAGTAAAAGGAGACCAAAGATCTTATGCTCATTGTGCTGCAATTTCCGGAGACAAAACCTGGGATGAGTTGGATAAAATTTCTACAGCCATTACAAACCAAATTTCTTCCGTAAATCGAGTCGTTCTATATTTAGGTAGCCCTGAGTCCTTCTCAAAAGCAAACTTCAAGTTCCAACCAATCGACTTGGACAAAAAAGATTCTGATATCTTGAGAGAAGCAGACGCTGCGGTAGAGAAGGTCCTACAAAAAAGAAAGATCTATGATCAGATCTGGCAAATGCCTGTGGTACTTCTTCCTTTGGGCTCTGAATCCGGAAAAAGAAGTATCGTTCTTAGACCAGTTGATTCTCAAGAAGCAATGACTGCTAGTTTTTTCCGATTGGAAAAAGATGTTTTGGAAGAACTGGTTTCAGAAGTTCTCAAAATTCCTCAAATTGAATATTTGTTTTTTGATCTAACCAACAAGCCGCCTGGCACGATTGAGTGGGAATAAATTTCACTCGAGTCCGCGCTTAGTCTGAAAGATCAGTTGGATCGAACTTTGGGATCAGGAATTTTTTTTCGCCCCAAATCAGATCCCAATTTTCAGAATTTTCTCTCCATTCTAATTCAGGATCTAAAAGGATTTCGGTAGAGATCCTTCCCCAGATTTCCTTACGAAAAGGGTGGAGCAGATTTCCGAAAGTATCAAATATCAAATTTTCCGGTTGGAATAAGATCCCTTTTTCTCCTCCATAATAGAGTTTATCTCCAATTCTTTGTTTAAAAAGAATTGGATAATGTTCCGTTTGCACAAAATTCAATTCTTTCCCACAAGGAGAGATATAGGCACATTCCGGATATTTGCCGGTCTGATTTTTTTCTAGATGAGTGAAAAAGAAGTCTAAAAACTTTTTATCCGTCAGTTCGGAATCCGCGTGGAAAAGTCTAGAATTCGAGTCGATTCGATAGAAATAGATCCTCAAAGTCTTTCCTCCACTTTTCTATTGACACCTTGCCCACACACAAAATCATACCTCATATCGGCGTCGTGGCCAAGTGGTAAGGCATGGCTCTGCAAAAGCTTGATCCCCGGTTCGAATCCGGGCGACGCCTGGCAGAGTCTCAAAAACGCCTGGATGGTGGAATAGGTAGACACCCAGGACTTAAAATCCTGTGAGTTCACGCTCGTGCGGGTTCAAGTCCCGCTCCAGGTACCAACTTTACTTCAATTTAAAATCGCAGAGATCTCCCAAGTCTAGGACAGGAAGATCCATCTGCTTCTCCGGACTGAAACCCCCAAATCGAATCTTAAAACTCCTAAAAAATACGATATCCGGAAAGATCGTAATTTTAGAAAGCCCCAAGGTCTCTTTCCACACGAATGAATTCCAACCAGGTTTTAGATCTAATTCCTTCATCCCCAAATCGTATTTTCTATGAGACCAATATAGTTTGTCCTCATCAAAAGATTCTTCTGAGAAAACTGTTACGTTCATCTTGGTAGGTGAGTTTTTCCATGTAGGAGAAATATAAATTCCGAAAGAATAATCTTCTTCTCTGAGTTTTGCTGGATTTGGATATCTATGAGTAAGGCAACCTTCTATAGAAAATTCTGAATTTCCTTCGGAAGGTAAAACTGAAATAGTTTCCAAAATTCTTTTCTCTCTTTCTTCCCTTTGATTTCTAAAAGGAAGGATACGCCTTTCTATCTTTTTAGCAAGCGGAGAAGAAGAAGCAAATACCTGTCTTCCATACGCGAGTTCCGCCGGGATAGAAAGTCTCCAAATCCAAAAGGAAGTGTTTAAGAGGAAGGTAAGCCCTAAGAAAATTGCAGAGGTTTTGGAAAATTTAGAAGAAGTTTCCTTTTCCCTTCCCCATAAAAGTCCTGCCAATGCAAAGAAGGGAAGTGCGACTTCATCATCCAAAAGATAACATTGGAAAAATCCAGCTACCCAGATAAATCCAATACCTATTAAAGGAAAGTTACCGTCTTCCAAACTAGAATCAGAGATCTTTCTAAATAAAAGATAAAAAAATCCAATCCATAAAATCCCGGAAAGCCAGCCGCCTACTATCGCAAATTCTAAAATATCATTATGAGCATGTTTATTCGGAGTGATATATAGCTCATACCAGAGTTGTTCATTCTTCTCTATAAATGATTTAGAAACTTCTGAACTTGTTTCTTTGAATCTTCCTCCTCCCGTTCCTAAAATCGGGTTTTTTGCAAGCAAGGGAAGGCTGAGTTTATAGATCCAATATCTTTGGTTTTCAGGAGTTTGTATCTCTGTGAGTTGGGCGAGTGTCCTTTGTAATAACCAGTTTTTCTGATAAAAGAACCGAACTGTTCCTCCTAGAATGATTAAAAGTCCGATAGCGATCGTAATTCTTGTAAAAGTTACCCTCGGAAATTTACCTGAGAAATCTCTCCATTTGTTTAGAATAAAATAAAGAGTGACTGCAAGAACTCCTAACCAGGCAGATTTACTTTGGTTGAGCAAAAATACCCATGAGGCTAATAAGAGAAGGACCGCAAATCCTAGAGTGAGTTTAAAATCCTTCTTCTTTATTTTTTGTAAAACCAGAAGTGCAAGTCCCGGAATATAAAAAGAAATCAATCCACCATAAGTCAAATGAGTGTTCATTAGTCCGATCGGAAGATAAGTCTCCAGACCGAAAAGTGGTCCAGCAGGATGTTGCCTTCTATCTCCAGGGGCAGGAGTGAAACCGTTTGAGATAAATTTACCCAGTCTATATTCGCTGAAAACGGAGGCAATCCCCGAAATCAGAACGAGTAAGAATGAGATCCAAAGATATTTATAGATCAGCTTTCGATTGTTTTCATCAGAAGAATGTACCGCCGCAATTGGAAATAGGATAGAAAGCCAAAAATCTCCCGCCTCCGATTGCCTTGTAAAGGTTTTCCAAAAATTGGAATATTCTTCCCAGTGATATAAAGATGAAATGAATACGAGTGCATAGGCTCCTAAAATGAATCCCCATGGCAAAAGATACGTTTTGATTTTTTGAAAATTCTCCTTAGGGGAGAATATAAAACAGAAAATGCTCAGGCCCGCCAGGATTTGAGAGGCAGAAACAGAAAGTGGAAATGCTACTAAAAATAATAATAAGGAATGTAAGGAGATCTTACCTGAGATCTCGGAAATTTGAGAAAAGAAGCTAGGTTTCACCGGTCCCCAGACTTTCCTTTTCCTCTCAGATTTCCAGAAAAAACCGCTGACAAAGAAGGAAAACCTACTATTTTAGGAATTCATTCGCTCCTTTGCGATATTCGAATATATGGCAGAATCCGTTAAAACCAAGGAACCTTCTTCCCCTAAAAAAAAGAAATCTAAAGCCAAAGCTCCTCTGAGTAGAAACGAGGTCCGGGAAAGATTTCTAAAAAAACTTTCGGTAGCAATCATCACTTATAATGAAGAAACGAATATCGGAGACTGCATCAAATCCTGCAGGGATATCGCAGACGAGATCATTGTTTTAGATTCCAATAGTACAGATAAGACCAAAGAGATCAGCGAGTCTTTTCCGGAAGTCCGTTTTTCCTCCCAGAACTTTAAGGGACATGTAGAACAGAAGAATGATGCAATCTCTCTTTGTAGGAATGAATGGATACTTTCTCTGGATGCGGACGAACGTCTGAGTGAGGAACTAAGAGATTCACTTCGTACATTTTTGGAAAGTCCGGAAGATCCTTCCTTAAATGGGCTCAAAGTTTCCAGGCTTACATTCCATATGGGAAGGTTTATCCGCTTCTCAGGCTGGTATCCTCAGACTAAATATCGTATTATCCGAAAATCCAAGTCAAAATGGACCGGGGAAAATCCTCATGACTATTTGGTGGTAGAGGGGAAGGGCAAAAAGATAAAAGGGGATATCCTACATTATAGTTTTGCAGATCTCGCACAACAAGTAGATACGATCAATAAATTCTCATCTATTGTTTCTTGGACCCGTTGGAAGAAGAATAAAAAATTCTCTTTGGCCCGTACGATCATCAAACCTTTTGGGAAATTTATAGAGATATATGTTTTTAAACTTGGGTTCTTGGACGGATTTCCCGGATTTACGATAGCGATCTCTTCAGCATATTCCACTTTTCTAAAAGAAGCAAAGGTCTACGAAATGGGGAAAAAATTGATAGAACGCCCTTCTAATCTCCGAAAAGATTACGGGAACTAAGATGGCCAAGGGCAAACAAAAATCAGGTTTTTGGAATAAACTCTTTTTCTGGAGGAAGAAAAAGACTGTCTCTACAGGATCAGAGAAAGAACTAGTTCGGGATAGTCGAGGTTATACCTGGGAATTAAAAGACCTAAGAGAAAAGGCGGACCGCTTTTTTGTGACCCGTAAAAAACCTTCCGGCGTAATTTTTGAAAACCCCTCTCTTAAACTTACAAAAAACAATCGCAACTTATTTCGCTTAGAAGGTAAGGAAAAATCTGGTAGAGAATATTCTTTGGTCGTGTCCACCGGAAACTATTTAACTGAGCAAGGTGATAAGATCAGCGGAGTGATTTTTTTAGGAGAGGCTGATTTAAACCGACTTTTAAGCGGAGATCATAAGAGTCTAAAAAGTATCTTATCCGGGATCAATACTCCGAATTGGGATGAAGAATCTTGGGCAGTTTTGCAAGAAGAACCGGACTTAAAACGTTCTGCAGATTCTTGGAAAGAGATCTTAACTTGGGATCCGATCTGGAAACAACAAATATTGATTAATCTCAGGCCTAGCACAATCGCAGTGTTATTGGTTTTTTTGGGAAAAGAATTTGAAGATGTTTTCCAGGCAAATTCTTCTGAAAGAGTAAAACAGATCGTTTCCAAAGAACTGTATTTTTTAAACGTAAGCGGGAATAGGAATTCTCCGCATTCCGAAAATTTGACACTGTATGAATTCGATTCTGCTAAAAAAGATTTTGAGTCGGTGCTCTCTAAAATTCGGTCTAAAAAGGATAAATGAGAATGAACTTAACAGAAATCGCGTCCAAGCAGATCCAAGACTCTATTGAGACTAAAAAAGCGGTATTGGATACACTTCTTACTGAAATTG encodes the following:
- the guaA gene encoding glutamine-hydrolyzing GMP synthase — its product is MKHQNVIGIVDFGGQYAHLIASRIRRLGAYSEIIGNDEPIETYSKLSGIILSGGPESVYEPDSPSLPVEVLKLGIPVLGICYGHQLMMKLLGGEVKKAGIAEYGRAALDFIDTPKTELLKGFAGGEVVWMSHGDEVTRLPSGFTRTASSQDCEYAVVENPTQKWFGIQLHPEVTHTEKGSVLLENFVKISGAEGTWNLKQFLDLKEEELHSIVPADKKIFLLVSGGVDSTVSYLLLSRALGKDRVKGVLIDTGFMRKDEVASLQEKLSPQGIQLHVHDSSELFYSALKGKKDPEEKRKIVGNLFLQAQADCAKSLGLNADEWLLGQGTIYPDTIESGGTKHSHTIKTHHNRVEAIQKLMEEGKVVEPIKDLYKDEVRELGNYLGLPKEWTGRHPFPGPGLVVRMIAQEKPTEESVQKKLDELVGTESSLQAKLLPVASVGVKGDQRSYAHCAAISGDKTWDELDKISTAITNQISSVNRVVLYLGSPESFSKANFKFQPIDLDKKDSDILREADAAVEKVLQKRKIYDQIWQMPVVLLPLGSESGKRSIVLRPVDSQEAMTASFFRLEKDVLEELVSEVLKIPQIEYLFFDLTNKPPGTIEWE
- a CDS encoding DUF4505 family protein, with translation MRIYFYRIDSNSRLFHADSELTDKKFLDFFFTHLEKNQTGKYPECAYISPCGKELNFVQTEHYPILFKQRIGDKLYYGGEKGILFQPENLIFDTFGNLLHPFRKEIWGRISTEILLDPELEWRENSENWDLIWGEKKFLIPKFDPTDLSD
- a CDS encoding O-antigen ligase family protein; the protein is MKPSFFSQISEISGKISLHSLLLFLVAFPLSVSASQILAGLSIFCFIFSPKENFQKIKTYLLPWGFILGAYALVFISSLYHWEEYSNFWKTFTRQSEAGDFWLSILFPIAAVHSSDENNRKLIYKYLWISFLLVLISGIASVFSEYRLGKFISNGFTPAPGDRRQHPAGPLFGLETYLPIGLMNTHLTYGGLISFYIPGLALLVLQKIKKKDFKLTLGFAVLLLLASWVFLLNQSKSAWLGVLAVTLYFILNKWRDFSGKFPRVTFTRITIAIGLLIILGGTVRFFYQKNWLLQRTLAQLTEIQTPENQRYWIYKLSLPLLAKNPILGTGGGRFKETSSEVSKSFIEKNEQLWYELYITPNKHAHNDILEFAIVGGWLSGILWIGFFYLLFRKISDSSLEDGNFPLIGIGFIWVAGFFQCYLLDDEVALPFFALAGLLWGREKETSSKFSKTSAIFLGLTFLLNTSFWIWRLSIPAELAYGRQVFASSSPLAKKIERRILPFRNQREEREKRILETISVLPSEGNSEFSIEGCLTHRYPNPAKLREEDYSFGIYISPTWKNSPTKMNVTVFSEESFDEDKLYWSHRKYDLGMKELDLKPGWNSFVWKETLGLSKITIFPDIVFFRSFKIRFGGFSPEKQMDLPVLDLGDLCDFKLK
- a CDS encoding glycosyltransferase family 2 protein, which codes for MAESVKTKEPSSPKKKKSKAKAPLSRNEVRERFLKKLSVAIITYNEETNIGDCIKSCRDIADEIIVLDSNSTDKTKEISESFPEVRFSSQNFKGHVEQKNDAISLCRNEWILSLDADERLSEELRDSLRTFLESPEDPSLNGLKVSRLTFHMGRFIRFSGWYPQTKYRIIRKSKSKWTGENPHDYLVVEGKGKKIKGDILHYSFADLAQQVDTINKFSSIVSWTRWKKNKKFSLARTIIKPFGKFIEIYVFKLGFLDGFPGFTIAISSAYSTFLKEAKVYEMGKKLIERPSNLRKDYGN
- a CDS encoding LBBP_01157 family protein — protein: MAKGKQKSGFWNKLFFWRKKKTVSTGSEKELVRDSRGYTWELKDLREKADRFFVTRKKPSGVIFENPSLKLTKNNRNLFRLEGKEKSGREYSLVVSTGNYLTEQGDKISGVIFLGEADLNRLLSGDHKSLKSILSGINTPNWDEESWAVLQEEPDLKRSADSWKEILTWDPIWKQQILINLRPSTIAVLLVFLGKEFEDVFQANSSERVKQIVSKELYFLNVSGNRNSPHSENLTLYEFDSAKKDFESVLSKIRSKKDK